One segment of Haloplanus natans DSM 17983 DNA contains the following:
- a CDS encoding DNA-methyltransferase, producing MRTEHVLHVGDAVAMDAVADESVELVVTSPPYPMIDLWDDLFADRDPDVRAALDAGDGDAAFELMHAQLDAVWDDVVRALAPGGVVCVNVGDATRSVGGEFQQYPNHARIVDALRSRGLTPLPDVLWRKPTNSHTKFMGSGTLPPNAYVTLEHEYVLLFRKGGPRSLPPGDDRRYESAFFWEERNCWFSDLWELRGEEQALGGGADGRRDRSAAFPLEIPLRLIRMFSVRGDRVLDPFAGTGTTALAAMHAARNSVGYDLDGDLFDALDDRLDDLPARSQRRVAERLDRHRAAMTDRDGGYEAEHFDFRVVTKRERRIRPYAVESVSERSAERGRRYVLNHRPADGDALNPLPPEG from the coding sequence ATGCGGACGGAGCACGTCCTCCACGTCGGCGACGCGGTGGCGATGGACGCCGTCGCGGACGAGTCGGTCGAACTCGTCGTCACCTCGCCGCCGTACCCGATGATCGACCTCTGGGACGACCTCTTTGCGGACCGCGATCCGGACGTGCGCGCGGCCCTCGACGCCGGCGACGGCGACGCAGCCTTCGAGTTGATGCACGCCCAACTCGACGCCGTGTGGGACGACGTGGTTCGCGCCCTCGCCCCCGGCGGCGTCGTCTGTGTCAACGTCGGCGACGCCACCCGCTCGGTCGGCGGCGAGTTCCAGCAGTATCCCAACCACGCCAGGATCGTCGACGCCCTCCGCTCGCGGGGGTTGACGCCGCTGCCCGATGTGCTCTGGCGGAAGCCGACCAACAGCCACACGAAGTTCATGGGGTCGGGCACGCTCCCGCCGAACGCCTACGTCACGCTCGAACACGAGTACGTCCTTCTCTTCCGGAAGGGCGGTCCACGCTCCCTTCCGCCGGGCGACGACCGCCGGTACGAGAGCGCGTTCTTCTGGGAGGAGCGCAACTGCTGGTTCTCCGACCTCTGGGAGCTTCGAGGTGAGGAGCAGGCGCTCGGCGGCGGCGCGGACGGCCGCCGTGACCGATCCGCGGCGTTTCCGCTGGAGATTCCCCTGCGCCTGATTCGGATGTTTTCGGTTCGGGGCGATCGGGTCCTCGATCCGTTCGCGGGGACGGGCACGACGGCCCTCGCTGCGATGCACGCCGCCCGGAACTCGGTGGGCTACGACCTCGACGGCGACCTGTTCGACGCACTCGACGACCGACTGGACGATCTGCCGGCGCGGTCACAGCGCCGGGTGGCCGAGCGCCTCGACCGTCACCGCGCGGCCATGACCGACCGTGACGGCGGCTACGAGGCCGAACATTTCGACTTCCGGGTGGTGACGAAACGCGAGCGTCGTATCCGTCCGTACGCCGTCGAGTCGGTGTCGGAGCGCTCGGCCGAGCGCGGCCGGCGGTACGTCCTGAATCACCGGCCGGCGGACGGGGACGCGCTTAACCCGCTCCCACCCGAGGGATGA
- a CDS encoding class I SAM-dependent methyltransferase — MKGEEWYQTDEVAQEYDVKRFSRGGRLIDRREKRAVLDALNPLDGRNVLEIACGTGRFTAMLAERGADIVGLDISSAMMAEGRKKARAAGVADRIEFIRGDAARLPFPDDHFDTVFAMRFFHLADTPAKFLAEMCRVSKEQVFFDTFNDRSTRVLYNWLLPMGSRLYGHDEVKRLIDGAGLTLTDASHDFVFPYGFYRKIPNRLAGAFRSVDTALGETPIGDHVASVSYWNAHV, encoded by the coding sequence GTGAAAGGAGAGGAGTGGTACCAGACGGACGAAGTTGCCCAGGAGTACGACGTCAAGCGGTTTTCGCGTGGTGGGCGACTCATCGACCGTCGGGAAAAGCGGGCCGTCCTCGACGCGTTGAATCCCCTCGACGGCCGGAACGTGCTCGAAATCGCTTGCGGGACGGGACGGTTTACCGCCATGCTGGCCGAGCGCGGGGCCGACATCGTCGGCCTCGACATCTCCTCGGCGATGATGGCCGAGGGTCGAAAGAAGGCCCGTGCGGCGGGTGTGGCCGACCGCATCGAGTTCATCCGCGGCGACGCTGCCCGCCTCCCGTTCCCGGACGACCACTTCGACACCGTCTTTGCGATGCGGTTTTTCCATCTCGCCGACACGCCGGCGAAGTTCCTCGCGGAGATGTGCCGGGTCTCCAAGGAGCAGGTGTTTTTCGATACGTTCAACGACCGAAGCACGCGCGTCCTCTACAACTGGTTGCTCCCGATGGGTTCGCGGCTCTACGGTCACGACGAGGTGAAACGCCTCATCGACGGAGCGGGCCTGACGCTCACGGACGCGAGCCACGACTTCGTGTTCCCGTACGGCTTCTACCGGAAGATACCGAACCGGCTGGCCGGGGCGTTCCGGAGCGTCGACACCGCTCTCGGGGAGACGCCGATCGGTGACCACGTCGCCTCGGTCTCTTACTGGAACGCACACGTCTGA
- a CDS encoding zinc ribbon domain-containing protein: protein MGDRERRVVVAVVVSVVGAVIGVAGAGHAYLREWGRAFVWFSLVLGAGLVLIASFADPETVTLSTLPLRVTGPIVLLLTLNTVDTYYVARRSATGGVGRGGPAPDAERTVACPSCGREYDPELSFCPWCAGSRDEKR, encoded by the coding sequence ATGGGTGACAGGGAGCGACGGGTGGTCGTCGCCGTGGTCGTCAGCGTCGTCGGCGCGGTGATCGGCGTCGCGGGTGCGGGGCACGCCTACCTTCGGGAGTGGGGGCGCGCGTTCGTGTGGTTCTCGCTCGTGCTCGGGGCCGGACTCGTGCTGATCGCCTCGTTTGCCGACCCCGAGACGGTGACGCTGTCGACGCTTCCGCTCCGCGTGACTGGACCGATCGTCCTGTTGCTCACGCTGAACACGGTCGATACGTACTACGTCGCCCGCCGGTCGGCGACGGGTGGCGTCGGCCGAGGCGGCCCGGCCCCCGACGCCGAGCGGACCGTCGCGTGTCCGTCGTGTGGCCGGGAGTACGACCCCGAACTCTCCTTCTGTCCGTGGTGTGCTGGCTCGCGTGACGAGAAACGGTGA
- a CDS encoding DUF5788 family protein → MKEFERKQLLERVNREGATVGADIPERITVQGEEVDLQRFVFEIKRRETVPAGERERVDRAKKNLRRERLQRLQRIEDDEVSYEEGKQLVESIIGIDRALNALEQLGPANLEREAQAQEAADRKRWMSFLKKALGHEDTSHNTRGRL, encoded by the coding sequence GTGAAAGAGTTCGAGCGCAAGCAACTCCTCGAACGCGTCAACCGAGAGGGGGCGACGGTGGGCGCGGACATCCCCGAGCGCATCACGGTGCAGGGCGAGGAGGTGGACCTCCAGCGGTTCGTCTTCGAGATCAAACGCCGGGAGACGGTGCCCGCCGGCGAGCGTGAGCGGGTCGATCGGGCGAAAAAGAACCTGCGACGCGAACGCCTCCAGCGCCTCCAGCGCATCGAGGACGACGAGGTGAGCTACGAAGAAGGCAAGCAGTTGGTCGAGAGCATCATCGGCATCGACCGCGCGCTCAACGCCCTCGAGCAACTCGGCCCGGCGAACCTCGAACGCGAGGCGCAAGCGCAGGAAGCGGCCGACCGCAAGCGCTGGATGTCGTTCCTGAAGAAGGCGCTCGGACACGAGGACACCAGCCACAACACGCGAGGGCGACTGTGA
- a CDS encoding flippase-like domain-containing protein, with amino-acid sequence MDSGVDVSVVLPAYNEEATIERTVRTTLATLADFLPEGSFEVLVAEDGCDDRTPEIADRMATEDDRVRHFHSDDRLGRGGALEHAFAAAAGDTLVYFDTDLATDMRHLEELVERVRTGDADVATGSRWMPGQVADRPPKRGVPSRAYNGLVRLFLRSSLRDHQCGFKALSREAFERLHADVADEHWFWDTELLVRAQRAGLTVAEFPVEWEPKGDTKVDLVRDVFGMGSGILRLWWQLSVSPRITRRVSVGAGALMTLVALALMTLYLDPQAVLEELEGADLQLVALAGAVYLLSWPLRGARYRDILRELGYRERLGFLTGAVFISQTGNLVFPARLGDGVRAYVVKARRGIPYPTGFASLAVERVFDLLTITVLGGTVLLGFVLTGASGRLVTAVSSGVPGIDPRSAQVALTVAAGVAAAALLAVAAIVVSARRDGNLVRRVVTGVSSDSYADYVAGVLERFVADVQTVAADRGAFVRVGVGSLAIWALDVVTAVLVLAAFDVPLATPTLVAVGFFAVSVGNLAKVLPLSPGGIGLYEAAFTLLVAGLTPVTGATAFGAAVLDHAVKNLVTVAGGVVSMLALNVSLTSAVEETTGGGTDAPDPEPDVD; translated from the coding sequence ATGGATTCCGGCGTCGACGTGAGCGTCGTCCTCCCTGCCTACAACGAGGAGGCCACCATCGAACGGACGGTCCGGACGACGCTCGCCACCCTCGCCGACTTCCTCCCCGAGGGCTCCTTCGAGGTGCTCGTTGCGGAGGACGGTTGTGACGACCGGACGCCCGAGATTGCGGACCGGATGGCCACCGAGGACGACCGAGTGCGTCACTTCCACAGCGACGACCGCCTCGGCCGTGGTGGGGCGCTGGAACACGCGTTCGCGGCCGCCGCGGGCGACACCCTCGTCTACTTCGACACCGACCTCGCGACGGATATGCGCCACTTGGAGGAACTGGTCGAGCGGGTGCGCACCGGCGACGCCGACGTGGCCACCGGGTCGCGCTGGATGCCCGGACAGGTCGCGGACCGCCCGCCCAAACGCGGCGTCCCCTCGCGGGCGTACAACGGCCTCGTGCGACTCTTTCTCCGCTCATCGCTCCGGGATCACCAGTGTGGGTTCAAGGCGCTGAGCCGCGAGGCGTTCGAGCGTCTGCACGCGGACGTGGCGGACGAACACTGGTTCTGGGACACCGAACTCCTCGTCCGCGCCCAGCGGGCGGGGCTGACCGTCGCCGAGTTCCCCGTCGAGTGGGAGCCCAAAGGCGACACGAAAGTCGACCTCGTGCGCGACGTGTTCGGGATGGGGAGTGGGATCCTCCGGCTATGGTGGCAGCTCTCGGTCAGTCCCCGGATCACCCGGCGGGTGAGCGTCGGCGCTGGCGCCCTCATGACCCTCGTCGCCCTCGCATTGATGACGCTGTATCTCGACCCACAGGCCGTCCTCGAGGAGTTGGAGGGGGCAGACCTCCAACTCGTCGCCCTCGCGGGCGCCGTCTACCTCCTGTCGTGGCCGCTCCGTGGCGCCCGCTACCGCGACATCCTCCGCGAACTCGGCTATCGTGAGCGCCTCGGTTTTCTCACCGGCGCCGTCTTCATCAGTCAGACGGGGAACCTCGTCTTCCCCGCCCGACTCGGCGACGGGGTGCGCGCCTACGTCGTGAAGGCACGGCGCGGGATTCCCTATCCGACCGGCTTCGCGTCGCTCGCGGTCGAGCGCGTCTTCGACCTGCTGACTATCACCGTCCTCGGCGGCACCGTCCTGCTGGGATTCGTCCTCACGGGCGCGAGCGGTCGGCTCGTCACCGCCGTCTCGTCGGGCGTTCCGGGCATCGACCCACGGAGCGCGCAGGTCGCGCTCACCGTCGCGGCCGGCGTCGCCGCGGCGGCGCTTCTCGCCGTCGCGGCCATCGTCGTGAGCGCGCGCCGCGACGGCAACCTGGTCCGGCGGGTCGTCACCGGCGTGAGTTCGGATTCCTACGCCGACTACGTGGCGGGGGTTCTGGAGCGGTTCGTCGCCGACGTACAGACGGTGGCGGCCGACCGGGGCGCGTTCGTCCGCGTCGGCGTCGGCAGCCTCGCCATCTGGGCGCTCGACGTGGTGACCGCCGTCCTCGTTCTCGCGGCCTTCGACGTTCCGCTCGCGACGCCGACGCTCGTCGCCGTCGGCTTTTTCGCCGTCAGCGTCGGCAACCTCGCGAAGGTGCTCCCGCTCTCGCCCGGCGGCATCGGCCTCTACGAGGCGGCTTTCACCCTCCTCGTCGCGGGCCTGACACCCGTCACCGGCGCCACCGCCTTCGGCGCCGCGGTGCTGGATCACGCGGTGAAGAACCTCGTCACCGTCGCCGGCGGCGTCGTCTCCATGCTCGCGCTCAACGTCTCGCTGACGAGCGCGGTGGAGGAGACGACCGGGGGCGGAACGGACGCTCCCGATCCGGAGCCGGACGTGGATTAA
- a CDS encoding winged helix-turn-helix transcriptional regulator, whose translation MSTTAADSVGDDRLTTTEYRERLRELPPSAKLVAKVLEGESPLSQGQLAEESLLPDRTVRYALNRLEESDIVDSRYSFKDARKQVYFLRT comes from the coding sequence ATGAGCACCACAGCGGCTGATTCCGTCGGCGACGATCGACTCACGACCACCGAATACCGGGAGCGACTGCGCGAACTGCCCCCGAGTGCGAAACTCGTCGCCAAGGTGCTCGAAGGGGAGTCGCCACTCTCGCAGGGTCAACTCGCCGAGGAGTCGTTGCTTCCGGACCGGACGGTCCGCTACGCGCTGAACCGTCTGGAGGAGTCCGACATCGTCGACTCCCGGTACAGCTTCAAGGACGCGCGAAAGCAGGTCTACTTCCTCCGCACCTGA
- a CDS encoding helical backbone metal receptor, whose translation MDPPDRIVSLAPAATATIRELGVADRLVGITTHCRAELDAGPTVLGGWLNPDLDELAALDPDLVCTSDALQAEVRDALRDRGVRVHHMDARTLPKVIEGFAALGDAVGREAEGERMAARSRERLDRLRARATDTWPTVYCEEWANPPMAAGNWVPEVVAAAGGHHPFVDPGERSRAVARDAVEAADPDHVVLHHCGHGEHTDPATFTDRGWAVDAEVHAVDDALLNQPSPNLIDGAERLAELF comes from the coding sequence ATGGACCCACCGGATCGCATCGTCTCGCTCGCGCCGGCGGCCACCGCGACCATCCGTGAACTCGGCGTCGCGGACCGCCTGGTCGGGATCACGACCCACTGCCGCGCCGAACTCGACGCCGGACCGACGGTCCTCGGCGGGTGGCTGAACCCGGATCTGGACGAACTCGCTGCGCTCGATCCCGATCTGGTCTGTACGAGCGACGCCCTCCAGGCGGAGGTTCGTGACGCCCTCCGTGACCGCGGCGTCCGCGTCCACCACATGGACGCCCGGACGCTCCCCAAGGTGATCGAGGGGTTCGCCGCCCTCGGCGACGCCGTCGGCCGCGAGGCCGAAGGCGAGCGGATGGCCGCCCGGAGTCGCGAGCGACTCGACCGGCTACGCGCCCGGGCGACCGACACGTGGCCGACCGTCTACTGCGAGGAGTGGGCCAACCCGCCGATGGCCGCCGGCAACTGGGTGCCCGAAGTCGTCGCCGCCGCGGGCGGGCACCACCCGTTCGTCGACCCGGGCGAGCGGTCACGGGCCGTCGCGCGCGACGCCGTCGAGGCCGCCGATCCGGACCACGTCGTCCTCCACCACTGCGGCCACGGGGAACACACCGACCCCGCGACGTTTACCGACCGCGGGTGGGCCGTCGACGCCGAGGTCCACGCCGTCGACGACGCCCTCCTGAACCAGCCGAGCCCGAACCTGATAGACGGCGCCGAGCGGCTCGCCGAGCTGTTTTAA
- a CDS encoding CNNM domain-containing protein, with protein MTTFDSTAVSVVALIGLLAASAFFSSTEIAVFSLSREWLDERVAASDRRASMLAELRDDPHRLLVTLLVGNNLVNVAISSILAVLLADRFSGGVAVALTTVVAGSVVLVFGEILPKAYGLGHAEEWALTTARPVWVVERLLLPIVVVFDFVTRRAGAMMGADPDIEEPYTDTDSKHTGGSERGEGAK; from the coding sequence ATGACCACGTTCGACTCGACGGCCGTAAGCGTCGTCGCGCTGATCGGCCTGCTGGCGGCGAGTGCTTTCTTCTCCAGCACCGAAATCGCCGTCTTCTCGCTGTCCCGGGAGTGGCTCGACGAACGCGTCGCCGCCTCTGACCGTCGGGCTTCGATGCTGGCCGAACTCCGGGACGACCCGCATCGACTCCTCGTGACGCTGCTCGTCGGCAACAACCTCGTCAACGTCGCCATCTCCAGCATCCTGGCCGTCCTCCTCGCGGACCGGTTCTCGGGTGGCGTCGCCGTCGCGCTGACGACCGTCGTCGCGGGAAGTGTCGTCCTCGTCTTCGGCGAAATCCTGCCGAAGGCGTACGGCCTAGGTCACGCCGAGGAGTGGGCACTCACGACGGCGCGGCCGGTGTGGGTCGTCGAACGGCTCCTCCTCCCCATCGTCGTCGTCTTCGACTTCGTGACACGCCGCGCGGGGGCGATGATGGGCGCCGACCCGGACATCGAGGAGCCGTATACGGACACGGACTCGAAGCATACGGGAGGGAGCGAGCGGGGCGAAGGAGCGAAGTGA
- a CDS encoding type I 3-dehydroquinate dehydratase: MSMDFDSLVLAAATADLGDEPAARESADAVEFRMDLAADPLAALADYDGSLPIIATNRDPTEGGEADAPEAERLAALEAASAHDAVGAVDVELASLRNGPGKRAAATARANGATVIASFHDFESTPSTARLDETLATAADHGDVGKAAVTATGAGDALRLLSATHAATERGDRVATMAMGEAGRHTRVVAPLYGSKIGYAPVDPAEATAPGQYDLATLADLVDRLGGR; encoded by the coding sequence ATGAGCATGGACTTCGACTCGCTGGTCCTCGCGGCGGCGACGGCCGACCTCGGCGACGAGCCGGCGGCGCGTGAGAGTGCCGACGCCGTCGAGTTTCGGATGGATCTCGCGGCCGACCCGCTCGCGGCGCTCGCCGACTACGACGGATCGCTGCCGATCATCGCCACGAACCGCGATCCGACGGAGGGCGGCGAGGCCGACGCGCCCGAGGCGGAGCGGCTGGCGGCGCTGGAGGCGGCGAGCGCCCACGACGCCGTCGGCGCGGTGGATGTCGAACTGGCGAGTCTGCGGAACGGCCCGGGGAAGCGGGCCGCAGCGACCGCGCGGGCGAACGGCGCCACCGTCATCGCGTCGTTCCACGACTTCGAGTCGACGCCCTCGACGGCGCGACTCGACGAAACCCTCGCGACGGCCGCCGACCACGGCGACGTGGGGAAGGCGGCGGTGACGGCGACGGGGGCCGGCGACGCGCTACGGCTGCTGTCGGCGACGCACGCGGCGACCGAACGCGGGGATCGGGTGGCGACGATGGCGATGGGCGAGGCCGGCCGGCACACCCGGGTGGTCGCCCCGCTCTACGGGTCGAAAATCGGCTACGCGCCGGTCGATCCGGCCGAGGCGACCGCGCCGGGCCAGTACGACCTGGCGACGCTCGCGGATCTGGTCGACCGCCTCGGCGGTCGGTGA
- a CDS encoding cytosine deaminase, translating into MTEYIVTGGRTLDGDVVDIEIRDGTIRRVVPAGDGDPAAFPADRRHDADGRLVTPPLIEPHVHLDATGTAGDPTWNESGTLAEGIEVWAAYKEGITVDDIVDRATRTVEWYAAHGVTRIRTHADTTEPSLTTVEALLELRDRVSDIVDLQVVAFPQDGIFTDPDHEDLLHEAVRMGVDVIGAIPHNEHTREDGVESVRAVCDLAERHDRPLDLHIDETDDPNSRFTEVLASEALKRGIGDRTTASHTTAMHSYNNAYADKLISLLAESGVSVVTNPPDNSVLQGSYDDYPRRRGHTRIDELRAADVTVGLGHDSVLDPWYHYGQADPLDAAFVLLHYAHMAGRDDVADLWEMLTEANAAVVGASGYGLREDTEGSLVVYDSPDAFNALRTRAPRTLVLRAGDEVARTEPARTTVQRDDGPSAVDFHR; encoded by the coding sequence ATGACCGAGTACATCGTCACCGGGGGGCGGACCCTCGACGGCGACGTCGTCGACATCGAGATCAGGGACGGAACGATCCGACGAGTGGTGCCCGCGGGCGACGGCGATCCGGCGGCGTTCCCGGCGGACCGGCGCCACGACGCCGACGGTCGGCTGGTCACGCCGCCGCTGATCGAACCGCACGTCCACCTCGACGCGACGGGGACCGCCGGCGACCCGACATGGAACGAGAGCGGGACGCTTGCCGAGGGCATCGAGGTGTGGGCGGCGTACAAGGAGGGGATCACGGTCGACGACATCGTCGACCGCGCGACACGAACCGTCGAGTGGTACGCGGCACACGGTGTGACGCGGATTCGGACCCACGCCGATACGACGGAGCCGTCGCTGACGACGGTCGAAGCCCTCCTCGAACTGCGCGACCGGGTATCGGATATCGTCGACCTGCAGGTCGTCGCCTTCCCGCAGGACGGTATCTTCACCGATCCCGACCACGAGGACCTGCTCCACGAGGCGGTGCGGATGGGCGTCGACGTGATCGGCGCGATTCCACACAACGAACACACGCGCGAGGACGGGGTCGAGAGCGTCCGGGCGGTCTGTGACCTCGCCGAGCGCCACGACCGGCCGCTCGACCTCCACATCGACGAGACGGACGACCCGAACTCGCGGTTCACCGAGGTGTTGGCGAGCGAGGCTCTCAAACGCGGCATCGGCGACCGAACGACGGCGAGTCACACGACGGCGATGCATTCGTACAACAACGCCTACGCCGACAAACTGATCTCGCTGCTCGCCGAGAGCGGCGTGAGTGTCGTGACGAACCCGCCGGACAACTCGGTCCTGCAGGGGAGTTACGACGACTACCCGCGGCGGCGTGGCCACACGCGCATCGACGAACTCCGGGCGGCGGACGTCACCGTCGGTCTCGGCCACGACTCCGTTCTCGATCCGTGGTACCACTACGGCCAGGCCGACCCCCTGGACGCCGCCTTCGTCCTGCTTCACTACGCCCACATGGCCGGCCGGGACGACGTGGCCGACCTCTGGGAGATGCTGACCGAGGCGAACGCCGCGGTGGTCGGCGCGAGCGGGTACGGCCTCCGGGAGGACACCGAGGGGTCGCTCGTCGTCTACGACAGCCCCGACGCGTTCAACGCGCTCCGCACCCGGGCACCGCGGACGCTCGTGCTCCGGGCAGGCGACGAGGTGGCGCGGACGGAGCCGGCGCGGACGACGGTTCAGCGCGACGACGGCCCGAGTGCCGTCGACTTTCACCGGTGA